The proteins below are encoded in one region of Fibrella aestuarina BUZ 2:
- a CDS encoding glycoside hydrolase family 76 protein: protein MILSQIWARYVAGLSVISGLFVCQAAVGQSPKPSAVYLSRAREAYANVWNRYRVPAYTLFSENYPSNHADSLTYMQGGGVKEKAVSFLWPFSGLFSATNVLLKTPSERKQQLFYLDSLVAGMEKYRDTSRSPVGYQAYPVQFEKADRYYDDNGLVGIDYMEAYLNTRNPLYLTRAKAVFAFILSGWDDELGGGVTWLEGHRDQKPACSNGMATLTALKLYQGTKDPYYLKWGQQFYNWMHANLLDSTGVYANDRKATGAVNRVFYTYNSGSMLEAAVLLYQFTGDKQYLKQAEQLARDTFVHFDKRPHPAPMAIQIDLPWFVTVLFRGYDALYRVNGDYQYVAKINESLDYAWQHSRDQYGLVTHSWMPDPKELAKPKWLLDQACIAELYARLSLLEKERETKR from the coding sequence ATGATTTTGAGTCAAATATGGGCCAGGTACGTTGCCGGGCTGTCGGTAATCAGCGGGCTTTTCGTGTGTCAGGCGGCGGTAGGGCAATCGCCTAAACCGTCGGCTGTTTACCTGAGCCGGGCGCGGGAAGCGTACGCTAACGTATGGAACCGGTACCGGGTACCTGCCTACACGCTGTTCTCTGAAAACTACCCGTCGAATCACGCCGATTCGCTGACCTACATGCAGGGTGGTGGCGTCAAGGAGAAGGCGGTGAGTTTTCTGTGGCCCTTTTCGGGCCTGTTCTCCGCGACCAACGTGTTGCTGAAAACGCCATCGGAACGTAAACAGCAATTATTTTATCTGGACAGTCTGGTAGCCGGTATGGAGAAATACCGCGACACCAGCCGTTCGCCCGTTGGCTATCAGGCCTATCCGGTTCAGTTCGAAAAAGCAGACCGGTATTACGATGACAACGGGCTGGTGGGTATCGACTACATGGAAGCGTACCTGAACACCCGGAACCCACTGTACCTAACGCGGGCAAAAGCCGTTTTTGCGTTCATTCTGAGTGGGTGGGACGACGAGCTGGGTGGTGGAGTCACCTGGCTGGAGGGGCATCGTGATCAGAAGCCGGCCTGTTCCAACGGCATGGCTACCCTTACGGCGCTAAAGCTGTATCAGGGCACAAAAGACCCATATTACCTTAAGTGGGGCCAGCAGTTTTACAACTGGATGCACGCCAACCTGCTTGATTCGACCGGCGTGTATGCTAATGACCGCAAAGCGACGGGGGCGGTGAACCGGGTTTTCTACACGTATAACTCCGGCTCCATGCTCGAAGCGGCGGTGCTGCTGTACCAGTTTACCGGCGATAAGCAGTACCTCAAACAGGCCGAACAGCTGGCCCGAGACACGTTTGTTCACTTCGACAAGCGGCCGCATCCGGCTCCAATGGCTATCCAGATCGACCTACCCTGGTTTGTTACCGTGCTCTTCAGAGGCTACGACGCGCTGTACCGGGTCAATGGCGATTACCAATACGTGGCCAAGATCAACGAAAGTCTGGATTACGCCTGGCAGCATTCCCGCGATCAATACGGCTTGGTCACCCATAGCTGGATGCCCGATCCCAAGGAACTGGCGAAACCCAAATGGTTGCTGGATCAGGCGTGCATCGCCGAACTGTATGCGCGGCTAAGTCTGCTCGAAAAAGAACGAGAAACAAAACGATAA
- a CDS encoding class I mannose-6-phosphate isomerase, with amino-acid sequence MNVLTPSIFDKFPSIPVEGETCTTGWEPIVSLLRGRIRSMNQAKTVVAVDTYLGVYTDEVVTGLRALSDQLTVVDTSQALRSPAEINDLINDFVTDDPVFGYVCPYELPTFFDEAKLTACQQTIQAVTEGVVLLIGAGAALFVDQPDLLLYADMPRWEIQLRFRKNRAGNLGAYNADALFAYQYKRAFYVDWKVLDRHKKQYMERWDYMVDTTLEGTPKLISGTALRKAMALTVQRPFRVVPFFDPGPWGGQWLKEVCDLDRSAVNYAWGFDCVPEENSLLYQFDGETVEIPSIDVVFSHPVELLGEAVFNAFGAEFPIRFDFLDTIEGGNLSLQVHPLHEYMREKFGMGYTQNESYYFLEAKEDACVYLGLKEGISPNAMIGDLEKAQHGGIDFDAEKYVEKWPIKKHDHALIPAGTVHCSGANSVVLEISATPFNFTFKLWDWGRTGLDGQPRPISLEHGKNNIQWDRTTGWTKANLLNQIEEIGHGDGWREERTGLDADSFIETRRHWFSSSVTHHTQGVVNVINLIEGDEAVVESPTGAFAPFVVHYAETFIVPAAVGAYTIRPFGGSEGQTIGTLKAYIRTEKLNDQTLK; translated from the coding sequence ATGAACGTTTTAACACCATCAATCTTCGACAAATTTCCCAGCATTCCGGTAGAAGGGGAAACCTGCACGACGGGTTGGGAGCCGATCGTTTCCCTCCTTCGGGGCCGCATCCGGTCGATGAATCAAGCCAAAACCGTCGTGGCCGTCGATACGTACCTGGGCGTGTATACCGACGAGGTCGTCACGGGCCTACGCGCCCTGTCGGACCAGCTAACCGTCGTCGACACAAGTCAGGCCCTGCGCAGTCCAGCCGAAATCAATGACCTGATCAATGATTTCGTCACGGATGATCCGGTGTTTGGGTACGTATGTCCGTATGAGTTGCCGACCTTTTTCGACGAAGCTAAACTGACGGCGTGCCAACAAACGATTCAGGCAGTTACGGAAGGCGTGGTGCTGCTTATTGGCGCGGGGGCTGCGTTGTTTGTCGACCAGCCCGATCTGCTGCTGTACGCAGATATGCCCCGGTGGGAGATCCAGCTTCGGTTCCGGAAAAATCGGGCAGGTAATCTAGGGGCTTATAACGCCGACGCCCTGTTTGCCTACCAGTACAAACGGGCTTTCTACGTGGACTGGAAAGTGCTGGATCGCCACAAAAAGCAGTACATGGAGCGCTGGGATTATATGGTGGACACGACCCTGGAAGGAACACCCAAACTGATCAGCGGCACGGCCCTGCGCAAAGCCATGGCACTCACCGTTCAGCGACCTTTCCGGGTGGTTCCTTTCTTTGATCCGGGCCCGTGGGGTGGTCAGTGGCTGAAAGAAGTCTGCGACCTGGACCGGTCGGCGGTAAACTACGCCTGGGGGTTCGATTGCGTGCCCGAAGAGAATAGCCTGCTCTACCAATTTGATGGCGAAACGGTTGAAATTCCGTCGATCGACGTGGTCTTCAGCCACCCTGTCGAACTGCTGGGCGAAGCCGTGTTTAATGCGTTTGGCGCCGAATTTCCGATCCGATTTGACTTTCTGGACACCATTGAGGGGGGCAACCTTAGTTTACAGGTGCACCCCCTGCACGAGTACATGCGGGAGAAGTTCGGTATGGGCTATACCCAGAATGAGAGCTATTATTTCCTGGAAGCCAAAGAAGACGCCTGCGTGTATCTGGGCCTGAAAGAAGGCATCAGTCCAAACGCGATGATCGGTGATCTGGAAAAGGCGCAGCACGGCGGCATTGATTTCGACGCCGAAAAGTACGTTGAGAAATGGCCGATCAAGAAGCACGACCATGCCTTGATTCCCGCCGGGACGGTTCACTGTTCGGGGGCCAATAGCGTTGTGCTCGAAATCAGCGCGACACCCTTCAACTTCACCTTCAAACTCTGGGATTGGGGCCGAACGGGACTAGACGGACAGCCCCGACCGATCTCTCTTGAACACGGCAAAAACAACATCCAGTGGGATCGGACGACCGGCTGGACAAAGGCTAACCTGCTCAATCAGATTGAAGAGATTGGCCACGGTGATGGCTGGCGGGAAGAGCGGACGGGACTGGATGCCGATTCGTTCATCGAAACCCGACGGCACTGGTTTTCATCGTCGGTCACGCACCACACGCAGGGCGTGGTGAATGTCATTAACCTGATTGAAGGCGATGAAGCCGTCGTTGAAAGCCCGACGGGGGCGTTTGCGCCCTTTGTGGTTCACTATGCCGAGACGTTCATCGTACCGGCCGCGGTGGGTGCCTACACGATCCGGCCGTTTGGCGGAAGCGAGGGCCAGACGATAGGTACGTTGAAAGCTTATATACGAACGGAAAAGCTGAACGACCAGACGCTCAAGTAA
- a CDS encoding PepSY-like domain-containing protein encodes MKTISLASLIALVGLFVWGCNPSQNVTPDDSLSAARAGADTTGFFCKSKLTKIATTDLPAAVTSYIAATYAGATVDYAAKDDTGNFLVGITQNGTRKSLLFNADGSFNKEFTHRGGGPGGPKGPGHSRDSITQVAITDLPAAITTYITANYAGATINVAAKDANRGYVVMITQNDVKKALLFNLDGSFNQEVVRKIKMDYSIVAASTLPANVTSYITTNYAGSSVKLAAKSTSGAYKVFIQTSTGKLIELSFAADGTFVQARPGRR; translated from the coding sequence ATGAAAACGATTAGCCTTGCCAGTTTGATTGCCCTCGTTGGCCTGTTTGTGTGGGGATGTAACCCCTCGCAGAACGTCACGCCCGATGATTCGCTATCGGCCGCCCGCGCGGGTGCCGACACCACCGGCTTCTTCTGTAAAAGCAAGCTGACCAAGATTGCCACGACCGACTTACCCGCCGCCGTAACGAGCTACATTGCGGCTACCTACGCCGGGGCCACTGTCGACTACGCGGCGAAAGACGATACCGGAAACTTCCTGGTGGGTATTACGCAAAATGGCACGCGCAAGAGTCTGCTCTTCAATGCCGATGGGTCGTTCAACAAAGAGTTTACGCACCGGGGCGGCGGTCCGGGTGGTCCCAAAGGGCCGGGTCATAGTCGTGACAGCATCACGCAGGTGGCCATCACCGATCTGCCCGCCGCTATTACCACCTACATCACGGCCAATTATGCCGGGGCCACGATCAACGTAGCCGCCAAAGATGCCAACCGTGGGTACGTGGTGATGATCACGCAGAACGACGTGAAGAAAGCGTTGCTGTTTAACCTGGATGGCTCGTTCAACCAGGAGGTTGTCCGCAAAATCAAGATGGATTACAGCATTGTCGCTGCCAGCACACTGCCCGCCAATGTGACGAGCTACATCACGACCAACTACGCCGGATCGAGCGTGAAGCTAGCCGCCAAGAGCACGTCGGGCGCGTACAAGGTATTTATCCAGACGAGCACCGGCAAGCTGATCGAACTGTCGTTTGCCGCCGACGGCACATTTGTACAGGCCCGCCCCGGTCGCCGCTAG
- a CDS encoding ROK family protein has product MEEKATIAIDLGGTRIKLGLVRAGTVLLTSQMESQSGQGLQARLPQLETAINAMLAQARLTAADLSGIGIAIPGIVDPINKRVLTINGKYSDAPNLDLPAWAHETWGLPLYLENDTRAALLGEWQHGSGRGYDNVVLMTLGTGIGTSAVIEGRLLRGRHFQAGILGGHVVINTQGNQCNCGTVGCAEAEASTWSLNERATAHATYPQSLLCGYDTVDYEAVFRCAQQGDALATTLRNDSIAVWAACAYNLVQAYDPEVLILGGGVMASRDAIIPPIQERLNQNAWATWGHVAVVPGTLSDSAALLGVATLAYNLHI; this is encoded by the coding sequence ATGGAAGAAAAAGCGACCATCGCCATCGACCTGGGAGGAACCCGTATCAAACTGGGGCTGGTCAGAGCCGGTACCGTTCTGTTGACGAGCCAGATGGAGTCGCAGTCGGGTCAGGGTTTGCAGGCCCGGCTACCCCAGCTTGAAACCGCCATCAACGCCATGCTGGCCCAGGCCCGCCTGACGGCCGCTGATCTGAGCGGCATCGGCATCGCCATACCGGGCATTGTTGACCCCATTAACAAACGCGTGCTGACGATCAACGGCAAATACAGCGATGCGCCTAACCTCGACCTGCCCGCCTGGGCCCACGAAACCTGGGGTTTACCGCTGTACCTGGAAAATGATACCCGCGCGGCCCTGCTCGGCGAATGGCAACACGGCAGCGGCCGGGGCTACGACAACGTCGTGCTGATGACGCTCGGTACCGGCATCGGCACATCGGCGGTGATCGAGGGTCGACTGCTGCGCGGCAGGCATTTTCAGGCGGGCATCCTGGGTGGGCACGTCGTCATCAACACCCAGGGTAACCAATGCAACTGCGGCACCGTTGGCTGCGCCGAGGCTGAAGCGTCGACCTGGAGCCTGAACGAGCGGGCGACGGCGCATGCAACGTACCCACAGAGTTTACTTTGCGGGTACGATACCGTTGATTACGAAGCCGTTTTTCGTTGTGCTCAGCAGGGTGATGCACTGGCTACCACCCTGCGCAACGACAGCATTGCCGTGTGGGCCGCCTGCGCCTACAACCTGGTGCAGGCGTACGACCCGGAAGTGCTCATCCTGGGCGGAGGCGTGATGGCCAGCCGCGACGCCATTATCCCCCCGATTCAGGAGCGACTGAATCAAAACGCCTGGGCAACCTGGGGCCATGTGGCCGTTGTGCCGGGCACCTTATCCGACTCCGCAGCCCTGCTGGGTGTCGCCACGTTAGCATACAACCTCCATATATGA
- a CDS encoding GH92 family glycosyl hydrolase, with protein MKLRKSIPFLPSLLLIALLTPCAVNGQNVLRYVDPNIGTAHSRWFFYTPAAVPHGMAKLAPSTNGHYGNNQGWEAVGYDTRHNSIEGFVHFHEWQVGGVSFMPTTGELKVKPGLLDNPTSGYRSRFDRKNQVAEPGYYKVLLDDYQITAELTATSHVGFHRYTFPKNDQSRVLLDIGNVQGESGEVRTAAIRMTDDTHFEGSVTTYPKYVRTYDANGQVSMYIWGEVSKKPRSVGAFSDSGIRPNSREATGKGAGLFLDYATNANEAIELKVGLSYTSIANAKANFEAEASGLTFEKARKQAQQTWQTELGKLTVEGNEASKVKFYTGLFHALLGRGIANDVNGSYPRHDGGIGQLPRDKNGKFSYNFYNTDAIWGAYWNLTQLWALSYPERYTDFVQTQLAVYKERGWFGDGIANSNFVSGVGTNFVGLAIAGAYQAGIRDYDTNLAYQAIRANERNGRNRPVGSGKLDVEAFVKRGYVPYLDEDKTDSTGSHFAASHTLEYSFSAFAAAQLAKAMGKQPDYQQFLKASNGWKLLYEPGQKLVRPKKADGTFISKFDPYEPWRGFQEGNAVQYTFFVPQNPKALIEAIGETTFNNRLDSIFTAAQKNGFGGGKEIDAFAGIKSIYNHGNQPNLHISWLFNFSKKPWLTQKWTRAICDEFYGTEPIHGYGYGQDEDQGQLGSWYVMAALGLFDVKGFTDLRPIVELGSPVFDKATIRLGDGKQLRIEAKNNSAQNVYVQSATFNGKPLTNCWLYRDELMKGGKLTFVMGSQPNTNWGIQTPPPSAQ; from the coding sequence ATGAAACTACGCAAAAGCATCCCTTTCCTCCCGTCGCTGCTCCTCATTGCCCTGCTGACGCCCTGCGCGGTAAACGGGCAAAACGTGCTCCGGTACGTCGATCCGAACATCGGCACGGCCCACAGCCGCTGGTTCTTCTACACGCCCGCCGCCGTACCCCACGGCATGGCCAAACTGGCGCCTTCGACCAATGGTCATTACGGCAACAATCAGGGCTGGGAAGCCGTGGGCTATGATACCCGGCACAATTCCATCGAAGGCTTTGTGCACTTTCACGAATGGCAGGTTGGGGGCGTAAGCTTCATGCCGACCACGGGTGAGCTGAAGGTTAAACCCGGTCTGCTTGACAACCCCACCAGCGGTTACCGGTCCAGATTCGATCGCAAAAACCAGGTGGCCGAACCAGGCTACTACAAAGTCCTGCTCGACGATTACCAGATCACCGCTGAGCTCACCGCGACCAGCCATGTCGGCTTCCACCGGTATACGTTCCCCAAAAACGACCAGTCGAGGGTGCTGTTAGACATTGGCAACGTGCAGGGTGAAAGTGGCGAAGTGCGGACCGCAGCCATCCGGATGACCGACGATACGCACTTCGAAGGTTCTGTTACCACGTACCCAAAATACGTAAGGACCTACGATGCGAACGGGCAGGTGTCGATGTACATCTGGGGGGAAGTGAGCAAAAAACCACGGTCGGTCGGGGCGTTTTCAGACAGCGGTATTCGCCCCAACAGCCGCGAAGCAACCGGAAAGGGAGCCGGGCTTTTTCTGGACTACGCCACTAATGCTAACGAAGCCATTGAGTTGAAAGTGGGGCTCTCGTACACCTCGATCGCCAATGCAAAAGCAAATTTTGAGGCCGAAGCGTCGGGATTGACGTTTGAAAAAGCCAGAAAACAGGCCCAGCAAACGTGGCAAACCGAACTAGGAAAGTTAACTGTGGAGGGCAACGAAGCCAGTAAGGTCAAATTCTACACGGGACTGTTCCATGCGCTGTTGGGTCGTGGCATCGCCAACGACGTGAACGGCTCTTACCCCCGGCACGATGGGGGCATTGGTCAGTTACCCCGCGACAAAAACGGAAAATTCAGCTATAATTTTTACAACACGGATGCCATCTGGGGCGCCTATTGGAACCTGACGCAGTTGTGGGCGCTGTCGTATCCGGAGCGATATACCGATTTTGTGCAGACCCAACTGGCGGTTTACAAAGAGCGCGGTTGGTTTGGCGATGGCATTGCCAACAGCAACTTCGTCTCGGGCGTCGGCACCAATTTTGTCGGGCTGGCCATTGCCGGGGCGTATCAGGCAGGCATACGGGATTACGATACCAATCTGGCGTATCAGGCCATCCGGGCCAACGAACGCAACGGACGCAACCGCCCCGTGGGTTCGGGCAAACTGGACGTAGAGGCCTTTGTGAAACGTGGGTACGTTCCCTACCTCGACGAAGATAAAACCGATTCGACGGGTTCGCACTTTGCCGCCTCCCACACGCTGGAGTACAGTTTCAGCGCGTTCGCCGCCGCCCAACTGGCCAAAGCGATGGGCAAACAGCCCGACTATCAGCAATTCCTGAAGGCCTCCAACGGTTGGAAGTTGCTGTATGAACCAGGTCAAAAACTGGTCCGGCCCAAAAAGGCGGATGGCACGTTCATCAGTAAGTTCGATCCGTACGAACCCTGGCGCGGTTTTCAGGAAGGCAATGCCGTGCAATACACCTTTTTCGTGCCACAGAATCCCAAGGCGCTGATCGAAGCCATCGGCGAAACCACGTTCAATAACCGCCTCGACAGCATCTTCACGGCAGCGCAGAAAAATGGCTTCGGCGGCGGCAAAGAGATCGATGCCTTTGCTGGCATCAAGTCGATTTATAACCACGGCAATCAGCCTAACCTGCACATCAGCTGGCTCTTCAACTTCTCGAAAAAGCCGTGGCTTACCCAAAAATGGACGCGTGCCATCTGCGACGAGTTCTACGGCACCGAACCCATCCACGGCTACGGTTACGGGCAGGATGAAGACCAGGGACAGTTGGGATCTTGGTACGTGATGGCCGCCCTTGGCCTGTTCGACGTGAAAGGATTTACCGATCTACGACCAATTGTCGAGTTGGGAAGTCCCGTCTTCGACAAGGCCACCATTCGATTAGGCGATGGCAAACAGCTTCGGATTGAAGCCAAAAACAACTCGGCCCAGAACGTGTACGTGCAGTCGGCGACCTTCAACGGAAAACCCCTGACGAACTGCTGGCTCTACCGCGATGAACTGATGAAGGGTGGCAAACTCACCTTCGTGATGGGGAGCCAGCCCAATACGAACTGGGGGATTCAAACGCCCCCGCCTTCGGCCCAATAA
- the fdhD gene encoding formate dehydrogenase accessory sulfurtransferase FdhD, with translation MNRVAPVTIQKIKASAVGEPQPDLLAVEEPMEIRLGFGDVTNRQQRSLSVTMRTPGHDFELALGFLLTEGLIQTREQVHSLRHCTDLGRQQVLGNIVRVELQPDVPVELGTLARNFYTTSSCGVCGKASIDAVRNTGCPLLPAVQPFVAADLIHQLPDQLRAAQAVFDHTGGLHAAALFDRSGMLRLLREDVGRHNALDKVIGASLQQGLLPLHDSVLLLSGRISFELVQKALMAGIPLVAAVGAPSSLAVQMADEVGMTLLGFVRNGSFNSYTHPGRLTLPETAASTLSYSTSA, from the coding sequence ATGAACCGCGTCGCCCCCGTAACCATACAGAAAATAAAGGCTTCCGCCGTAGGCGAGCCCCAACCCGATTTGCTGGCCGTGGAAGAGCCCATGGAAATCCGGCTGGGCTTTGGCGACGTGACCAACCGGCAGCAGCGTAGCCTCTCGGTCACGATGCGCACGCCGGGCCACGATTTCGAACTGGCACTGGGCTTTCTGCTGACCGAAGGCCTTATTCAAACACGGGAACAGGTGCACAGCCTGCGTCATTGCACCGATCTGGGTCGGCAGCAAGTCCTCGGCAACATCGTCCGGGTGGAGCTTCAACCCGACGTACCGGTCGAGCTGGGTACGTTGGCCCGAAATTTTTACACCACTTCCAGTTGCGGCGTTTGCGGCAAAGCATCCATCGACGCCGTGCGAAATACGGGCTGCCCCCTGCTGCCCGCGGTTCAGCCATTTGTAGCCGCCGACCTGATCCATCAATTGCCCGATCAGTTGCGGGCCGCGCAGGCTGTCTTCGACCACACGGGCGGGCTCCACGCGGCGGCGCTGTTCGACCGATCCGGTATGTTGCGCCTGCTGCGCGAAGACGTGGGGCGGCACAACGCGCTCGACAAAGTGATCGGCGCGTCCCTGCAACAGGGCCTGCTTCCCCTGCATGATTCGGTACTCTTGCTCAGCGGTCGCATTAGTTTCGAACTGGTGCAGAAAGCGCTCATGGCCGGTATCCCGCTGGTGGCGGCGGTGGGAGCCCCGTCGAGTCTGGCCGTGCAGATGGCCGACGAGGTGGGCATGACGCTGCTGGGCTTCGTGCGCAACGGGTCGTTCAACAGCTACACCCATCCCGGCCGACTTACCCTGCCCGAAACGGCGGCATCAACACTCAGTTACTCAACGTCGGCCTAG